From a region of the Corallococcus coralloides DSM 2259 genome:
- a CDS encoding LpqB family beta-propeller domain-containing protein, producing the protein MKALLLSLLLVPALALAQAPVIEISGANFRPLPLAAPAPVLQEGADKKSAQSFDTAFTYDLTASGIFQVLDRAGFTADAKEGMTAGSINFSRWADVGAESLVKVSLAQDGGALRGELRLFSVATGKEELKVSKDAPAGEPRQLAHTLADALYRHFTREPSPFLSRITYVRKAGANRDVYVADWDGMNAQALTKGGTHILPTLSPSGQVAFTSYRKNRPDIYVQSPGGEAKPLVTEGQMATGVAYSPDGKRIAYALAEGESAQIYVASADGSGAKAITDTPYGLNTSPTWSPDGKRIAFVSNRGGSPQVYVMNADGSGVKRLTFQGNYNQTPDWSPRGDLIAFTARDERNAFDLFTVNVDTGKVTRLTQDQGNNEEPTFSPNGRLIIFSTNRNGGAHLWVMTSEGNNQVPLPMEKGNWLTPDWGTAPAAK; encoded by the coding sequence ATGAAAGCCCTCCTGCTGTCGCTCCTCCTCGTCCCCGCGCTGGCGCTGGCGCAGGCGCCCGTCATCGAAATCTCCGGCGCGAACTTCCGCCCGCTGCCGCTCGCGGCCCCCGCGCCCGTGTTGCAGGAGGGCGCGGACAAGAAGTCCGCCCAGTCCTTCGACACCGCCTTCACGTACGACCTCACCGCCTCCGGCATCTTCCAGGTGCTGGACCGCGCGGGCTTCACCGCGGACGCCAAGGAAGGCATGACGGCGGGCAGCATCAACTTCAGCCGCTGGGCGGACGTGGGCGCGGAGTCGCTGGTGAAGGTGTCGCTCGCGCAGGACGGCGGCGCGCTGCGCGGCGAGCTGCGCCTGTTCAGCGTGGCCACGGGCAAGGAGGAGCTGAAGGTGTCCAAGGACGCGCCGGCCGGTGAGCCCCGGCAGCTGGCGCACACGCTGGCGGACGCGCTCTACCGGCACTTCACCCGCGAGCCGAGCCCCTTCCTTTCGCGCATCACCTACGTGCGCAAGGCGGGCGCCAACCGCGACGTGTACGTGGCGGACTGGGACGGCATGAACGCGCAGGCGCTCACCAAGGGCGGCACGCACATCCTCCCCACGCTCAGCCCGTCCGGCCAGGTGGCCTTCACGTCCTACCGGAAGAACCGGCCGGACATCTACGTGCAGTCCCCTGGCGGCGAGGCGAAGCCGCTGGTGACCGAAGGCCAGATGGCCACGGGCGTCGCGTACTCGCCGGACGGCAAGCGCATCGCCTACGCGCTGGCGGAGGGTGAGAGCGCGCAGATCTACGTCGCCTCGGCGGACGGCTCCGGCGCGAAGGCCATCACGGACACGCCCTACGGCCTCAACACCAGCCCCACCTGGTCGCCGGACGGCAAGCGCATCGCGTTCGTGTCCAACCGCGGTGGCAGCCCGCAGGTGTACGTGATGAACGCGGACGGCTCCGGCGTGAAGCGGCTCACCTTCCAGGGCAACTACAACCAGACGCCGGACTGGTCGCCGCGCGGGGACCTCATCGCCTTCACCGCTCGCGACGAGCGCAACGCGTTCGACCTCTTCACCGTCAACGTGGACACGGGCAAGGTGACGCGCCTGACGCAGGACCAGGGCAACAACGAGGAGCCCACCTTCTCCCCCAACGGCCGGCTCATCATCTTCAGCACCAACCGCAACGGCGGCGCGCACCTGTGGGTGATGACCTCCGAGGGCAACAACCAGGTGCCGCTGCCCATGGAGAAGGGCAACTGGCTGACCCCGGACTGGGGCACCGCTCCGGCGGCGAAGTAG
- a CDS encoding aminotransferase class V-fold PLP-dependent enzyme yields MSAPLPAHKTHWGLDPQVVFLNHGSFGACPKPVLQHQSELRARLEAEPVRFLARELEPLLNEARAALGAFVGADPDDLAFVPNATTGVNTVLRNLRFQPGDELLTTDNEYNASKNALDVAAAEKGVKVVVAKLPWPVTSPESVVDAVMAQVTPRTRLLLVDHITSQTALVMPLAELVRRLREKGVETLVDGAHGPGMVPLALQELGAAYYTGNCHKWLCAPKGAAFLYVRRDLQPDFKPMVVSHGHNSPRTDRSRFRLEFDWVGTVDPTPFLCIPTVIRFMAGLVPGGWPEVMESNREKVLAARRRLDAKLGNAAPLCPESMVGSMACVALPDGFPEHPEPPLYVDPLHVRLFEEHHIEIPVTAWPRAPKRHLRLSAQLYNTAADYEALVRALEALLR; encoded by the coding sequence ATGAGCGCTCCCCTCCCCGCCCACAAGACCCACTGGGGGCTGGACCCCCAGGTCGTCTTCCTCAACCACGGCTCGTTCGGCGCCTGCCCCAAGCCGGTGCTCCAGCACCAGTCGGAGCTGCGGGCCCGGCTGGAAGCGGAGCCCGTGCGCTTCCTCGCTCGCGAGCTGGAGCCTCTGCTGAACGAGGCGCGCGCCGCGCTCGGGGCGTTCGTGGGCGCGGATCCGGACGACCTGGCGTTCGTGCCCAACGCCACCACGGGCGTGAACACCGTGCTGCGCAACCTGCGCTTCCAGCCCGGCGACGAGCTGCTCACCACCGACAACGAATACAACGCGTCCAAGAACGCGCTGGACGTGGCCGCCGCCGAGAAGGGCGTGAAGGTGGTGGTGGCGAAGCTGCCCTGGCCCGTGACGTCGCCGGAGTCGGTGGTGGACGCGGTGATGGCGCAGGTGACGCCACGCACGCGACTGCTCCTCGTGGATCACATCACCAGCCAGACGGCGCTGGTGATGCCGCTGGCGGAGCTGGTGCGCAGGCTGCGTGAGAAGGGCGTGGAGACGCTGGTGGACGGCGCGCACGGTCCGGGCATGGTGCCGCTGGCGCTCCAGGAGCTGGGCGCGGCGTACTACACGGGCAACTGCCACAAGTGGCTGTGCGCGCCCAAGGGCGCCGCGTTCCTGTACGTGCGCCGCGACCTGCAGCCGGACTTCAAGCCCATGGTGGTGAGCCACGGGCACAACTCGCCGCGCACGGACCGCTCGCGCTTCCGGCTGGAGTTCGACTGGGTGGGCACGGTGGACCCCACGCCCTTCCTGTGCATCCCCACGGTGATCCGCTTCATGGCGGGACTCGTTCCGGGCGGGTGGCCGGAGGTGATGGAGTCCAACCGGGAGAAGGTGCTGGCCGCCCGGCGGAGACTGGACGCGAAGCTGGGCAACGCGGCGCCGCTGTGCCCGGAGTCCATGGTGGGCAGCATGGCGTGCGTGGCCCTGCCGGACGGCTTCCCGGAGCACCCGGAGCCGCCGCTCTACGTGGACCCCCTCCATGTGCGCCTGTTCGAGGAGCACCACATCGAGATCCCCGTCACCGCCTGGCCCCGGGCGCCCAAGCGGCACCTGCGACTGTCCGCGCAGCTCTACAACACCGCCGCGGACTACGAGGCGCTGGTGCGTGCTTTGGAAGCGCTGCTGCGTTGA
- a CDS encoding Ppx/GppA phosphatase family protein, with amino-acid sequence MPRFASIDIGTNSVLLLVADRQPDGRFQAVVERAEITRLGRGVDTSRVLSSEGMEATLAVLVSFANEARELGAEAIAVSATSAARDAKNGADFIAQAKARADVTVEIIPGEMEAQLSFAAVAQDFSSEAAGPLLVVDIGGGSTEFIYGSDAGTVAFRHSFDVGAVRLTERYVRTDPLSPEERGAIEAHLRDTFSALPPPPPGAMLVGVAGTVTTLYAVQHQMATYDAEAVHGGTLSRGELDALTDRLCAMPLDARRTLPGLQPKRADVIPAGALILREAVKALGLDACRVSDRGLRWGLLAHRFGSGSSRS; translated from the coding sequence ATGCCTCGCTTCGCATCCATCGATATCGGGACCAACTCCGTGCTGCTGCTGGTGGCGGACCGCCAGCCGGACGGCCGCTTCCAGGCCGTGGTGGAGCGCGCCGAAATCACCCGCCTGGGCCGGGGCGTGGACACCAGCCGCGTGCTGTCCTCCGAAGGCATGGAGGCCACGCTGGCCGTGCTGGTGTCCTTCGCCAACGAGGCCCGCGAGCTGGGCGCGGAGGCCATCGCCGTGTCCGCCACCAGCGCCGCGCGCGACGCGAAGAACGGCGCGGACTTCATCGCCCAGGCCAAGGCCCGCGCGGACGTGACGGTGGAGATCATCCCCGGGGAGATGGAGGCGCAGCTGTCCTTCGCCGCGGTGGCGCAGGACTTCTCGAGCGAGGCCGCGGGGCCGCTGCTGGTGGTGGACATCGGCGGTGGATCCACGGAGTTCATCTACGGCAGCGACGCCGGCACAGTGGCCTTCCGTCACAGCTTCGACGTGGGCGCCGTGCGGCTCACGGAGCGCTACGTGCGCACCGACCCGCTGTCCCCGGAAGAGCGCGGCGCCATCGAGGCGCACCTGCGCGACACCTTCTCCGCCCTGCCCCCGCCTCCCCCCGGCGCGATGCTGGTGGGCGTGGCCGGCACGGTGACGACGCTGTACGCCGTGCAGCACCAGATGGCGACCTACGACGCGGAAGCGGTCCATGGCGGCACGCTGTCCCGGGGCGAGCTGGACGCGCTCACGGACCGGCTGTGCGCCATGCCCCTGGACGCGCGGCGGACGCTGCCGGGCCTCCAGCCCAAGCGCGCGGACGTCATCCCCGCGGGTGCCCTCATCCTGCGTGAAGCGGTGAAGGCGCTGGGCCTGGATGCGTGCCGCGTGAGCGACCGCGGCCTGCGCTGGGGCCTCCTGGCGCACCGCTTCGGCTCTGGCTCCTCTCGCTCATGA
- a CDS encoding spinster family MFS transporter, producing MNASSPVAPSSSHATQSVRAGYALFILTLINLVNYLDRYIIAVALPEIQKDFGINDAQSGLLGTVFIVVFMLASPLGGFLGDRIPRRLLVAGGVILWSLATGASGLASSFTALLLARAVIGIGEAGYGAVAPSIISDLYPREQRTRMLSYFYIAIPVGSAMGYGLGGWLTQTYSWHAAFFAGGVPGLILGTMAFFMPEPQRGAMDGPDAAVKLPFMEGLKGLGRNMAFWATTAGYTLMTFSIGGLAFWMPTYLVRERHLWLEHPGRVGLVFGAITAVAGLTGTVVGGWLGDKMDRKRAGGGLWLSGIGLLLAAPCMYLAVNLKDTTLTFAAIGVAQFLIFLNSGPINAAIVNCVPPAFRAFAMGLNVLCIHMLGDAISPTLIGQIADMASLHTAIAINAVPVLLGGLALLLGAKLFREATPRMQQG from the coding sequence ATGAACGCCTCCTCCCCCGTCGCTCCGTCCAGCTCGCACGCCACGCAGTCCGTGCGCGCGGGCTACGCGCTGTTCATCCTCACGCTGATCAACCTGGTCAACTACCTCGACCGGTACATCATCGCCGTCGCGCTGCCGGAGATTCAGAAGGACTTCGGCATCAACGACGCGCAGTCCGGCCTGCTGGGCACCGTCTTCATCGTCGTGTTCATGCTGGCGTCGCCCCTGGGCGGCTTCCTGGGGGACCGCATCCCCCGCCGGCTCCTGGTGGCGGGCGGCGTCATCCTGTGGAGTCTGGCCACGGGGGCCAGTGGCCTGGCGTCCAGCTTCACGGCGCTGCTCCTGGCGCGCGCGGTGATTGGCATTGGCGAGGCGGGCTATGGCGCGGTGGCGCCGTCCATCATCTCCGACCTGTATCCGCGCGAGCAGCGCACGCGGATGCTGTCGTACTTCTACATCGCCATCCCGGTGGGCTCCGCCATGGGCTACGGCCTGGGCGGGTGGCTGACGCAGACGTATTCGTGGCACGCGGCGTTCTTCGCGGGCGGCGTGCCAGGGCTCATCCTGGGCACCATGGCCTTCTTCATGCCGGAGCCCCAGCGCGGCGCCATGGACGGGCCGGACGCGGCGGTGAAGCTGCCGTTCATGGAGGGCCTCAAGGGGCTGGGCCGCAACATGGCCTTCTGGGCCACGACGGCCGGCTACACGCTGATGACGTTCTCCATTGGCGGCCTGGCGTTCTGGATGCCCACGTACCTGGTGCGTGAGCGGCACCTGTGGCTGGAGCACCCGGGCCGCGTGGGTCTGGTGTTCGGCGCCATCACGGCGGTGGCGGGCCTCACGGGCACCGTGGTCGGCGGCTGGCTGGGCGACAAGATGGACCGCAAGCGCGCGGGCGGCGGGCTGTGGCTGTCCGGCATCGGCCTGCTGCTCGCGGCGCCGTGCATGTACCTGGCGGTGAACCTGAAGGACACGACGCTGACGTTCGCGGCCATTGGCGTGGCGCAGTTCCTCATCTTCCTCAACAGCGGCCCCATCAACGCGGCCATCGTCAACTGCGTGCCGCCCGCGTTCCGCGCCTTCGCCATGGGCCTCAACGTGCTGTGCATCCACATGCTGGGCGACGCCATCTCGCCCACGCTCATCGGGCAGATCGCCGACATGGCCAGCCTCCACACCGCCATCGCCATCAACGCGGTGCCGGTGCTGCTGGGCGGTCTGGCGCTCCTCCTGGGCGCGAAGCTGTTCCGGGAGGCCACGCCACGCATGCAGCAGGGCTGA
- a CDS encoding AraC family transcriptional regulator, with protein sequence MTVAHSHPVHVWDTPSSTLVVACGHAQQAPSPHAASHPQAVLALYTGGKAVIDQRTRLTVSAGDVMLIPAGEKHRTVAAEQAEVWGLGFHPSAFMHTEVGPLLAPFERVRQGASAVVPIPSGRQEHLVRLLSELHAETRAPHRALGEQVTRSLFSLVLAEVARSSTWTPVESRASLAGDALTFIERHCLEPISLREVAAAVGRSPAHVTTAVKQATGRSVVEWIISGRMAEARRRLMSTDERVDIIAERVGYADPTHFIRLFRRAEGLTPAAWRKQHLAPPAH encoded by the coding sequence GTGACGGTCGCGCATTCACACCCGGTGCACGTCTGGGATACGCCGTCGAGCACCCTGGTCGTCGCCTGCGGTCATGCCCAGCAGGCGCCCTCCCCTCATGCCGCCTCGCATCCGCAGGCCGTGCTCGCGCTCTACACGGGCGGGAAGGCCGTCATCGACCAGCGCACCCGGCTGACGGTGTCCGCGGGCGACGTGATGCTCATCCCCGCGGGTGAGAAGCACCGCACGGTGGCGGCCGAGCAGGCGGAGGTCTGGGGGCTCGGGTTCCATCCGTCCGCCTTCATGCACACGGAGGTGGGGCCGCTGCTGGCGCCCTTCGAGCGCGTGCGACAGGGCGCCTCCGCCGTCGTGCCGATTCCGTCCGGGCGCCAGGAGCACCTGGTGCGGCTGCTGTCGGAGCTGCACGCGGAGACGCGCGCACCGCACCGCGCGCTGGGGGAGCAGGTGACGCGCAGCCTCTTCTCCCTGGTGCTCGCGGAGGTGGCCCGCTCCAGCACGTGGACGCCCGTGGAGTCGCGGGCGTCGCTCGCGGGGGATGCGCTCACGTTCATTGAACGGCACTGCCTGGAGCCCATCTCGCTGCGCGAGGTGGCCGCCGCCGTGGGCCGTTCCCCCGCGCACGTCACCACCGCGGTGAAGCAGGCCACGGGCCGCAGCGTGGTGGAGTGGATCATCTCCGGACGGATGGCGGAGGCACGGCGGCGGCTGATGTCCACGGACGAGCGCGTGGACATCATCGCGGAGCGCGTGGGCTACGCGGACCCCACGCACTTCATCCGCCTGTTCCGGCGCGCGGAGGGGCTCACGCCCGCCGCGTGGCGCAAACAGCACCTCGCACCGCCTGCGCACTGA
- a CDS encoding NAD(P)/FAD-dependent oxidoreductase yields MAAYDVVIVGGGPGGLNAALYLGRGRKKVLLCDAGPPRNAAAEHMHGFGSRDGIPPPEFRRISREQLKAYPNVEVRDTRVGAVEKHEGGFRVALGDGTSVEARRLLLAMGVVDVMLDIPGYKELWGPSIFQCPYCHGWEVQDQPFAMLAKNPQYLDGAPIIQNWSRDLIVFTHGTFEVPPEQRERLQALGIPLEERKIRALHGKDGRLAEVELEDGTRIARSVMFSAPPQKQHELVTRLGLELDDLGYVKVGPTGETSVPGVVAVGDMTTPMQAAIAAASAGTIAAAMMNHALILEDADRRYTEVTGKPAPSRQKAH; encoded by the coding sequence ATGGCGGCATACGACGTGGTCATCGTGGGAGGCGGCCCTGGAGGGCTCAACGCCGCGCTGTATCTGGGACGCGGGCGCAAGAAGGTGCTGCTCTGTGACGCGGGCCCGCCGCGCAACGCGGCGGCGGAGCACATGCACGGCTTCGGTTCGCGCGACGGCATCCCGCCACCGGAGTTCCGGCGCATCAGCCGCGAGCAGCTGAAGGCCTATCCCAACGTGGAGGTGCGCGACACGCGCGTGGGCGCCGTGGAGAAGCACGAGGGCGGCTTCCGCGTGGCGCTGGGTGACGGCACGTCGGTGGAGGCCCGGCGCCTCCTGCTGGCGATGGGCGTGGTGGACGTCATGCTGGACATCCCCGGCTACAAGGAGCTGTGGGGGCCCAGCATCTTCCAGTGTCCCTACTGTCACGGCTGGGAGGTCCAGGACCAACCGTTCGCCATGCTGGCGAAGAACCCGCAGTACCTGGACGGCGCTCCCATCATCCAGAACTGGTCCAGGGATCTCATCGTCTTCACCCACGGCACCTTCGAGGTGCCACCGGAGCAGCGTGAGCGGCTCCAGGCCCTGGGCATCCCCCTGGAGGAGCGGAAGATCCGCGCGCTGCATGGCAAGGACGGGCGCCTGGCGGAAGTGGAGCTGGAGGACGGGACGCGCATCGCCCGGAGCGTGATGTTCTCCGCGCCGCCGCAGAAGCAGCACGAGCTGGTGACGCGGCTGGGGCTCGAGCTGGATGACCTGGGCTACGTGAAGGTGGGCCCCACGGGAGAGACGTCCGTGCCCGGTGTCGTCGCGGTGGGGGACATGACGACGCCGATGCAGGCGGCCATCGCGGCGGCCAGCGCGGGCACCATCGCCGCGGCGATGATGAACCACGCCCTCATCCTGGAGGACGCGGACCGCCGCTACACGGAGGTGACGGGGAAGCCCGCCCCCTCACGGCAGAAGGCGCACTGA
- a CDS encoding lysophospholipid acyltransferase family protein produces the protein MFYACVRAVVALALRLFYRVKVNAPGEAPSGPVLFVGNHPNGLIDPALVFILTRRQVTFMAKAPLFKLPVIGWLLKGLNALPVYRKQDDPTQMGRNEGTLEAAKGALVQGRAITIFPEGKSHSEPELAELKTGAARIALNAAREGAPVRIVPVGLTYAEKNVFRSEVLIDQGSPIDVTAFLPKDAASEQDAVRALTERVAEGLRSVTLNLEQWADLPVVQVAEQLYAFRQGGALDAERLRLWARGVRLFRTQEPERYARLHQHLSSFGSRMALVQASRPEELSVEYRPGNVVPFAVKTLLRLVFGLPLFALGLAVFALPYPLPRMAARRAELDIQATVKFLTAVVVSVVWWWGLTAVAAVWGGGAWGLGTFVGIPPLALFTLSFAERWDAIRHDLELFFTLGNRKRLKARLLAEGERLAGEVERLAEEYRPKLDAPVAR, from the coding sequence GTGTTCTACGCGTGTGTGCGGGCGGTGGTGGCGCTGGCGCTGCGGCTCTTCTACCGGGTGAAGGTGAATGCCCCGGGCGAAGCGCCCTCCGGGCCGGTGCTCTTCGTGGGCAACCATCCGAACGGGCTCATCGACCCGGCGTTGGTGTTCATCCTCACGCGGCGCCAGGTGACGTTCATGGCCAAGGCGCCGCTGTTCAAGCTGCCCGTCATCGGCTGGCTGTTGAAGGGGCTGAACGCGCTGCCGGTGTATCGCAAGCAGGACGACCCGACGCAGATGGGGCGCAACGAGGGCACGCTGGAGGCGGCGAAGGGCGCGCTCGTGCAGGGGCGGGCCATCACCATCTTCCCGGAGGGCAAGAGCCACTCGGAGCCGGAGCTGGCGGAGCTGAAGACGGGAGCGGCGCGCATCGCGCTCAACGCCGCGCGCGAGGGCGCCCCGGTGCGCATCGTCCCGGTGGGGCTCACCTACGCGGAGAAGAACGTCTTCCGCAGCGAGGTGCTCATCGACCAGGGATCGCCCATCGACGTGACGGCCTTCCTGCCGAAGGACGCGGCGTCGGAGCAGGACGCGGTGCGCGCGCTGACGGAGCGGGTGGCGGAGGGCCTGCGCTCGGTGACGCTGAACCTGGAGCAGTGGGCGGACCTGCCGGTGGTGCAGGTGGCGGAGCAGCTCTACGCCTTCCGGCAGGGCGGCGCGCTGGACGCGGAGCGGCTGCGGCTGTGGGCGCGCGGCGTGCGGCTGTTCCGGACGCAGGAGCCGGAGCGCTACGCGCGCCTGCATCAGCACCTGTCCTCGTTCGGCAGCCGGATGGCGCTGGTGCAGGCCTCGCGGCCGGAGGAGCTGTCCGTGGAGTACCGCCCGGGCAACGTGGTGCCGTTCGCGGTGAAGACGCTGCTGCGGTTGGTGTTCGGGCTGCCGCTGTTCGCGCTGGGGCTGGCGGTGTTCGCGCTGCCCTATCCGCTGCCCCGGATGGCGGCGCGCAGAGCGGAGCTGGACATCCAGGCCACGGTGAAGTTCCTCACCGCGGTGGTGGTGTCCGTCGTTTGGTGGTGGGGCCTGACGGCGGTCGCGGCGGTGTGGGGCGGAGGGGCGTGGGGGCTGGGGACCTTCGTGGGCATCCCGCCGCTGGCGCTGTTCACGCTGTCGTTCGCGGAGCGCTGGGACGCCATCCGCCATGACCTGGAGCTGTTCTTCACGCTGGGCAACCGGAAGCGCCTGAAGGCCCGGCTGCTCGCGGAAGGGGAGCGGCTGGCGGGCGAGGTGGAGCGGCTGGCGGAGGAGTACCGGCCGAAGCTCGACGCGCCTGTCGCGAGGTAG